The following proteins are co-located in the Fusobacteria bacterium ZRK30 genome:
- a CDS encoding sugar ABC transporter permease → MNRERRSMLLSCLFMGLGQLYNKYFLKGIVLFIIELLYLIKIPRIIKGIWGVVTLGETTQKMNGFQIIQGDHSIFLLIEGVVTIMMLFILLGLYIWNIKDAKRIGHEMDNGKSYMTTKQYLIKVYDQSFVSIMLTPATMGVLFFILLPILVTVLVAFTNYSAPDHIPPRNLVDWVGFKNFIDIFKLKIWSKTFFKIGSWTVVWAILSTLLNYSCGLIMALMMNRKNIKFKGFWRTIFILPYAVPAFISLLVFRLLFSGVGPVNNLIVSFGFDKIPFLTDPLLAKVSLILINTWLGAPYFMVLLSGSLTNISDSIYEAAEIDGASKWVQFWKITLPLLLFQTAPVLILTFAYNFNNFGAIYLLTGGKPTNSALRYAGETDILITWIFKLTSDQSQFHMAAVISIILFIFIASFSTYQFMKSKSFTEEDMM, encoded by the coding sequence ATGAATAGGGAAAGAAGATCAATGCTGTTGTCTTGTCTTTTTATGGGACTGGGGCAGTTATATAATAAATATTTTCTTAAGGGAATAGTTTTATTTATAATTGAATTATTATATCTTATAAAAATACCAAGAATTATAAAAGGAATTTGGGGAGTTGTAACACTGGGGGAAACTACTCAGAAAATGAATGGATTCCAAATTATACAGGGAGACCACTCAATTTTTTTACTGATTGAAGGTGTTGTAACTATTATGATGTTGTTTATTCTGTTGGGGTTGTATATATGGAATATTAAAGATGCCAAAAGAATAGGGCATGAGATGGACAATGGTAAATCTTATATGACAACAAAACAATATTTAATAAAGGTATACGATCAGAGCTTTGTGTCTATAATGTTAACACCGGCTACCATGGGTGTATTATTTTTCATCTTGCTACCAATATTAGTAACTGTTCTGGTAGCTTTTACAAATTATTCAGCACCAGATCATATCCCCCCTAGAAATTTAGTGGATTGGGTAGGATTTAAGAATTTTATAGATATTTTCAAGTTAAAAATATGGAGTAAAACATTTTTTAAAATAGGAAGTTGGACAGTTGTATGGGCCATTCTTTCAACACTGTTAAATTATTCGTGTGGGCTTATCATGGCACTTATGATGAACAGAAAAAATATTAAATTTAAAGGTTTCTGGAGAACTATATTTATCCTGCCTTATGCTGTTCCGGCATTTATCTCTCTATTGGTATTTAGATTACTATTTAGTGGAGTCGGACCTGTTAATAATTTAATTGTCAGTTTCGGGTTTGATAAAATACCTTTTTTAACAGATCCATTGTTGGCAAAAGTTAGTCTGATCCTGATCAATACGTGGCTTGGAGCACCATATTTTATGGTATTATTATCGGGATCTCTGACAAATATTTCAGACTCAATCTATGAAGCCGCAGAGATTGACGGTGCTTCTAAATGGGTTCAATTTTGGAAGATAACCTTACCGTTACTATTGTTTCAGACAGCGCCTGTATTAATATTAACTTTTGCATATAACTTTAATAATTTTGGAGCAATATACCTGTTAACAGGTGGAAAACCGACCAATTCAGCCCTGAGATATGCAGGGGAGACAGATATTTTAATAACCTGGATATTTAAATTAACCAGTGATCAAAGTCAATTTCATATGGCGGCAGTGATATCAATAATTTTATTTATTTTTATAGCATCATTTTCCACATATCAATTTATGAAAAGTAAGTCATTTACAGAGGAGGATATGATGTAA